The following coding sequences are from one Triticum aestivum cultivar Chinese Spring chromosome 5A, IWGSC CS RefSeq v2.1, whole genome shotgun sequence window:
- the LOC123105896 gene encoding uncharacterized protein, translating into MADPSKEKSGDSSVDKLYEIFSKVFEQQQQLKLVPEAVKYALEPNPVKLAGPGNYISWARHAQLILSSHGYEELLSADESGTSTKQINDRVLVWLLGSMEPSIREQVETMTTVSEVWRALEKQFSGKSNKMQATRIMQELTHLKQGSKSVTEYAGEIKRLYRELHYYHPFQPVDKNDMAIHHTWFEPFVGKLFLDGLNQEFDLRRQLIFSKTEWLSLDDIISSVIEEETRLIQPKERGQENSDARAALSIQARHAPRPFGKIDKSKLFCNHCKRTGHAKDMCFELHGYPSWWEKGKSRPGGVQGASKRHANLTTSTSELPVVDVRALEDFTSKLRLSEGSSSSQGSSKVESSLHVTSDQGDRHREIVGDWDRA; encoded by the exons ATGGCAGATCCAAGCAAGGAGAAGTCAGGGGATAGTAGTGTGGATAAGTTATATGAAATTTTTAGCAAAGTATTTGAGCAGCAACAACAACTCAAATTGGTTCCTGAAGCAGTCAAGTATGCGCTTGAGCCTAATCCGGTAAAGTTGGCTGGACCGGGCAATTACATTAGTTGGGCACGACATGCTCAGTTAATCCTGAGTTCTCATGGTTACGAAGAATTACTTAGTGCTGATGAAAGTGGCACTAGCACAAAACAGATCAATGACAGAGTGTTGGTCTGGTTATTAGGAAGCATGGAACCATCAATTCGAGAGCAAGTTGAGACTATGACCACTGTATCTGAAGTGTGGAGAGCTTTGGAGAAGCAATTCTCAGGAAAATCAAATAAGATGCAGGCTACTCGCATCATGCAGGAGTTGACTCACTTAAAGCAAGGCTCAAAATCAGTGACTGAGTATGCTGGTGAGATAAAGAGATTGTACAGGGAGTTGCATTATTACCATCCATTTCAACCTGTTGACAAGAATGACATGGCTATTCACCATACCTGGTTTGAACCATTTGTGGGCAAGCTCTTCCTTGATGGCCTGAATCAGGAATTTGACCTCCGTCGTCAGCTAATATTCTCCAAAACTGAATGGCTAAGCCTTGACGATATCATCTCTAGTGTGATTGAGGAGGAGACTCGTCTTATTCAACCCAAGGAGCGTGGTCAGGAAAATTCAGATGCACGTGCAGCCCTATCCATACAAGCTCGTCATGCTCCAAGGCCGTTTGGTAAAATAGATAAAAGCAAACTATTTTGCAACCATTGCAAAAGGACAGGACACGCAAAGGATATGTGTTTTGAGCTGCATGGCTATCCATCTTGGTGGGAAAAAGGGAAGTCTCGGCCAGGGGGAGTTCAGGGAGCAAGTAAAAGACATGCTAATCTCACTACATCCACCAGTGAGCTGCCAGTGGTAGATGTGCGAGCTCTTGAGGATTTCACTTCCAAGCTTAGACTCTCAGAAGGCTCCTCTTCCTCTCAAGGTTCATCTAAAGTTGAGTCTAGCCTTCATGTCACTTCTGACCAAG GAGATAGACACAGGGAGATTGTTGGCGACTGGGACCGTGCATGA